The following coding sequences are from one Culex quinquefasciatus strain JHB chromosome 1, VPISU_Cqui_1.0_pri_paternal, whole genome shotgun sequence window:
- the LOC6038455 gene encoding baculoviral IAP repeat-containing protein 5: MVSTENIEKVFLLETDRVKSFKKWPYSGTSSCSIQKMAEAGFYWNGNDNEEDTAACFVCGKVLDGWEETDAPWEEHKKHAPQCPFVKFGRPEAELTVEEMIDLLEAIMKARLQNGYNTMKDGLKACIEKKRKEMLKQLGKN; this comes from the exons ATGGTTTCGACGGAAAACATCGAAAAAGTGTTCCTACTGGAAACGGACCGCGTCAAAAGCTTTAAGAAATGGCCCTACTCCGGAACCAGTTCCTGTAGCATTCAGAAG ATGGCCGAAGCGGGCTTCTACTGGAACGGCAACGACAACGAGGAGGACACGGCCGCCTGCTTCGTGTGCGGGAAGGTCCTCGACGGGTGGGAGGAAACGGACGCACCCTGGGAGGAGCACAAGAAGCACGCCCCCCAGTGTCCGTTCGTGAAGTTTGGCCGGCCCGAGGCGGAACTGACGGTGGAGGAGATGATCGACCTGCTGGAGGCGATCATGAAGGCGCGCCTCCAAAATGGGTACAACACGATGAAGGACGGGCTGAAGGCGTGCATCGAGAAGAAGCGGAAAGAAATGCTGAAGCAGCTGGGCAAGAACTAG